The DNA window GACTTTGTTTATCATGAATTCAATTCATTTATTGGAAAAAAATCCTACGATGCAAAGCAGTATAGTTACCTGGCGAATTACATTTTTCAAAATGAAATTTTTAATTGCAGCCATTTATTTAAAACAGGTGCATCATTCCGCTATATGAACATACTTGATTTTTACACCGATCAATTGTCGGCCTTTTCTATTGCAAAGCCTGAAATTATTCCCGGAGCCTTTTTAGAATACCGTTATAATTCGGAAGAAAAATTTGCTGTAATAGCAGGAACACGATTCGATTATCACAATCAATTCAAAGAACTTTTTACAGGACGCTTAAATATAAAGTACAACTTTACCGAAAACCTTATTGTACGAGCTGCTGGTGGCAACAGCTACCGCACAGCAAATATTATTACCGACAACATAGGTTGGATGGCGCAAGGCAAAGCCCTGCGCATAGATGAAACTCCGCGTATAGAACATGGTATTAACTATGGTTTGAATGCCACTTATAAATTTTTGATTGGTCAGCAGGAAGCCACATTTAATCTTGATGCATACCGCTCTGAATTTATTAATCAGGTTATTGCTGATGCCTTTAGTAACAATGACTATATACGTTTTTACAACCTTGATGGAAGGTCGTATGCACAAAGTATTTCGGCCATACTCGATTTTTCCATTGTGCGCAACTTACAATTGCGCATGGCTTACAAATTTGACGATGTACACATCACCTTTAACCGGACCTTATATCAACGACCCTTACTATCGCGGCACAAAGGATTGTTTACTTTGGCTTATGAGACCATAAACAAAAAATGGCGTGCAGATTATACCGTGCAGCTTGATGGACCCAAATTATTACCTCTTGATGTGCATCATGCCGATTCGGAAATTCCTTTTAATCAATCGCCTGCCTATGCAGTTATGAATGCACAAGTCACTAAAGTATTTAAACGCTTTGAACTTTATCTGGGAATGGAAAACATTGGCAACTTTACTCAACATCATTTAATAATTGGAGCCGACAATCCCTTTAATACATCGTTTGATGCTACCCAAATATGGGGACCTATAATGGGCAGAAGGCTGTACGGGGGACTAAGACTAAAGATTTTTTAAGCCCCGGATTAATCCTCCCCAATCGAACTGAAAGCAGCAGCCAATTAAAAAGGGCACCTCAAAATGAGATGCCCTTTTTAACTTTATAGATTAATCTTATGATTACCCGGCTATTTTCCCCGTTTTAAGAAATTCTTCTATCATTTGCTTGTTCAAGTTCATCGGATGTCCACGCCATGCAACTTTGCCATCGGCACCAATGATTACAATATGAGGAATTCCAGAAATGCCATAATTGGAATTAGAAACGCGGTTGAAGTCGGTAACTACAAAACTCTCGAACGCTGTTTTTTGCATAAAGGGCACTACCTTTTCTTTTTCTTCTGCTGTTAGCGACAGAAAGTTCATTTTTGATTTATACTCTTTTGCCAGTTCGTTCATATGCGGAATAGCGGCACGGCAAGGGCCACACCATGTTGCCCAAAAATCAATAAGCAGAGGCTTGCCCTTTAAGTCAATGGCCTTATTCGAATTAAGCCATTCTTTAATTTTTACTTCAGGAGCCTGTTCGCCTACCTGTCCCGGAGGGCCACTACGTAATACCTGGGCTTGTAGTATGGTGGTACTAGCAATC is part of the Bacteroidota bacterium genome and encodes:
- a CDS encoding TonB-dependent receptor; its protein translation is MLKHLLDQKIRNNRIELYSKTGMVFPEKPNKSMGLQQDFVYHEFNSFIGKKSYDAKQYSYLANYIFQNEIFNCSHLFKTGASFRYMNILDFYTDQLSAFSIAKPEIIPGAFLEYRYNSEEKFAVIAGTRFDYHNQFKELFTGRLNIKYNFTENLIVRAAGGNSYRTANIITDNIGWMAQGKALRIDETPRIEHGINYGLNATYKFLIGQQEATFNLDAYRSEFINQVIADAFSNNDYIRFYNLDGRSYAQSISAILDFSIVRNLQLRMAYKFDDVHITFNRTLYQRPLLSRHKGLFTLAYETINKKWRADYTVQLDGPKLLPLDVHHADSEIPFNQSPAYAVMNAQVTKVFKRFELYLGMENIGNFTQHHLIIGADNPFNTSFDATQIWGPIMGRRLYGGLRLKIF
- a CDS encoding redoxin family protein; translation: MRKIFLVLLLIASTTILQAQVLRSGPPGQVGEQAPEVKIKEWLNSNKAIDLKGKPLLIDFWATWCGPCRAAIPHMNELAKEYKSKMNFLSLTAEEKEKVVPFMQKTAFESFVVTDFNRVSNSNYGISGIPHIVIIGADGKVAWRGHPMNLNKQMIEEFLKTGKIAG